Below is a window of Campylobacter concisus DNA.
GTGCAATGCTTTTTATGAGCACCGCTTCAGGGTGGGAACACAGCAGAGCACTTGTATTAAGTGTGTGCCGCAGTTATCTGAGAGGGGGTCTTTCTAAACCAAAATGTTCATTAAAATCATCACAAATTTCTAAAAAATCCACTCCGTCGATCTTAGGTTTTTCGCTAAAAAATTTATACATATTATTAAAGCCATCAGTTAGCTCTTTTGACTTGACGCCGTAGCTTATAGAAATTCCGGCTTCGATGTAGGCTGAAAGTTTGTCGCAGTATTTTAATGCTTTGCCATCGATCGGGTTAAATTTATCCTCATTTACGTTCTCCATCGTCCCTTCGTGGCATATGATTTTACGCTCGTAAGTTCTATTTTCAAACTCATCTTTTATAAATTTTTCACCATCTTTTCTGATGCCAAGGATGTAGCTAAACTCATCTTTGATCTTTTCCGGTACAAATGGCAAAATCCTCTCATCAATAAGCCTCATCTCATACTCGCTGATGATCTCATTTAGCCCCTTTACACCGTATTTTACAGGGCTTATGATGTCCCTTGTGAGGCTCTCTGGTAGGTCGTGAAATAGTGCGCAAAAGAAGTTATTTTCTAGACGCTTTTTGCAAGCTTTTGCTTTGAGTGAATAAAAATAGCTAAGTATCGCAACAACTAGCATATGTCCTAAGACCGCAGTTTCAGGGATACGAGGCGTTTGTGCCCAGCGCTTTTGAAACCTTAGCCTGCCACTTAGATCAACAAGGCGGGCTAATTTTTGATTCATAGCGATCTTTCTAACGCCAATTAGCTCGTAATAATCCTCCATCTCCTCTTCAACCTTAGCTTTAAGCTCGTCGATGTCGCTTAAAAACTGGCTCGTTTGATAGACGATAGAAAATTCCCATCTAGTGGCAAGATAGCTGGCTGCTTTTAGGATCAGGCGCTCTTTTTCATGCTTTTTATCATTTTTAAAGTGGTTTTTAAATCTCTCTAAAAATTTGCCATCTTCGATCTCTGAGATCAGCTCCTCTAGGTTGTTTAAGACCCAGCTATTTATCTGCTCTTTTTTTGTCTTTTGGATGTGATGAAAGACGTCTGGACGTATGTCTGTTACTACGACCCTACTTAAAAACTCAAAAATTCCGGCCTCAATGATATAGTTCATATCGGCGTCTTGCTCTTGTTTTGCTATGAAATAAGCGATGATAAATTTATGAGCCTGCTTATCAAGCTCGACTAAATTTGCCATCTTTGGATAGTCGTTCCAACGTGATATAGATGCTGCTTTAAAGATATGTTCTATAAGCTTAGCACTTATCATTATTTATCCTTTTTGACTACTTTTGGCTTCTTATCATCGGCATAGCTTATCTTTCTAAAGCCCTCTTTGTTTGAGCTTCTTCTTGGTTTGTCATCTTTTTTAAATTTATCATCTCTACTGCCTCTATTGCCACGATCACTAGTGCTTCGTCTCTCGCGTGGCTTGTCACTAAAGCTTCTCTCCCTACTTTTTGGAGTAAAATCTTTTTCCTCAGCTGGTTTTTTTACGACTAAATCAGAGCTGATCTCGATAACTGTATGGACATTTCCACGTGGGTTGAAGTCGCCAACTATCTTCATAAATTTAGGCTCTAGTTTTTTCTCTAAAACAGAGTAAATTTCATTTATACTATCTTCATGGCTGATGTTACGGTTCATAAAGCTATTTATATAAAGCTTTATCGCTTTTAGCTCAACAACTAGCTTATTTGGGATGTACTCAAGGTAGATCGTCGCAAAGTCAGGATAACCAGAGCGAGGGCAAAGGCAGCAAAACTCAGGCAGAGTGATCTTTATGACATAGTCCCTTGTTTGCTTATTTTCCCAGACCTCAAGGTCACTCTCTACGTCAAATTCTTTCAAAATTTTCTCGCCATATTTCATCTCTAGCTCTTCGCTCATTTTTTATCCTTTATTTTTTTGCTAATTAGATCAAATTTAAATTTGATCACCTTTTAAATATCTAAGTGTTTAACGTCTTTTGCGTGGTCTTGGATGTAGTTTCTTCTTGGCTCGACCTCATCGCCCATGAAGAGATTAAACGTGTCAGAAGCACTTATAGCGTCGTTTATATCAATTTTTAAAAGTCTTCTGTTCTCAGGGTTCATCGTAGTCTCCCAAAGCTGTTCAGGGTTCATCTCACCAAGACCTTTATAGCGCTGGATGTATGCACCTTTTTTCGCATTTTTCTCTACTTCATCAAGCACATCTATAACGTCACTATGCAAGTCTAGGCCACGCTCTTTTATCTTTTGACTGATATAAAGCGCCTCTTCATAAAGTGGGTTTGTGAATAAATTTTCATTTACCACAAGCTCTTCTAGGCCGCTCTCTGTTTGGACGTAAATTCTAATCTCATCTTCGCTAACGTAGTGGTTTAGGATATTATGACCCTCAGCTTTTAAGAAATCTCTTAAAATTTCAAAAATTTCATTGTAGCTTTTTGAGACGATGTCTGGATTTTCTATCATATAGCGGATCACTGAAAGGACGTTAAAGCGTTTTTCAAGCTCTTTTAATACGCTTCTATAAGCTGCAACAATCTTTAAGAAGTCGATGAGATCCGCACTGCCAATCCCCTCTATGTCAACGCCTTCTATACCAGTTTCGATAAGAAATTCGTTTAATGCCTTTTCATCTTTTAGATAAATTTCTTTCTTACCTTTTTTATAACGGTAAAGTGGCGGTTGAGCTAGGTAGATATGGCCGTTTTCTACAACTTTATTTAAAAATCTAAAGAAGAAAGTTAAAAGCAGCGTCTGTATGTGACTACCATCAACGTCGGCATCGGTCATGATGATAATCTTATGATATCTAAGCTTCTCAGCATCAAATTCATCTCCGATGCCGCAGCCTAGCGCTGTTATCATATTTTTTATCTCATCAGATTTTAAAATTTTATCCAGTCTTGCCTTTTCAACATTTAGAATTTTACCCTTTAGCGGCAATATCGCTTGAAAAACTCTATCACGTCCTTGCTTTGCAGAACCGCCCGCAGAGTCGCCCTCCACTAGGTATAGCTCGCTGATAACTGGGTCTTTACTCTGACAATCAGCTAACTTACCAGGGAGTGTGCCTACGCTCATGCTCTCTTTTTTGCGAGTTAGATCCCTAGCTTTTTTAGCAGCTTCTCTACCACGAGCTGCCATTAGGGCTTTTTCCATTATAGC
It encodes the following:
- a CDS encoding hydrolase; this encodes MISAKLIEHIFKAASISRWNDYPKMANLVELDKQAHKFIIAYFIAKQEQDADMNYIIEAGIFEFLSRVVVTDIRPDVFHHIQKTKKEQINSWVLNNLEELISEIEDGKFLERFKNHFKNDKKHEKERLILKAASYLATRWEFSIVYQTSQFLSDIDELKAKVEEEMEDYYELIGVRKIAMNQKLARLVDLSGRLRFQKRWAQTPRIPETAVLGHMLVVAILSYFYSLKAKACKKRLENNFFCALFHDLPESLTRDIISPVKYGVKGLNEIISEYEMRLIDERILPFVPEKIKDEFSYILGIRKDGEKFIKDEFENRTYERKIICHEGTMENVNEDKFNPIDGKALKYCDKLSAYIEAGISISYGVKSKELTDGFNNMYKFFSEKPKIDGVDFLEICDDFNEHFGLERPPLR
- a CDS encoding DNA gyrase subunit B, whose amino-acid sequence is MENNYGAENIKVLKGLEAVRKRPGMYIGDTNVSGLHHMIYEVVDNSIDEAMAGYCDTIDVELTREGSAIISDNGRGIPVDMHPTEKISAATVVLTVLHAGGKFDKDTYKVSGGLHGVGVSVVNALSKKLVVNIKRDGKLHRQEFSCGIPQSDLEVIKTTNRTGTQVEFWPDDSIFEVTEFDDEILTKRFRELAYLNPKITINFKDQRNGRSESFHYEGGLESFVTDMNKANPVSKAVSFSGGEDDVLVDFALLYNDTYSENLLSFVNNIKTPDGGTHEAGFRAGLTRVITNYVSANAAAREKDTKITGEDIREGLIAVVSVKVPEPQFEGQTKGKLGSSYVKPIVQKMVFDVLTKYFEENPIEARAIMEKALMAARGREAAKKARDLTRKKESMSVGTLPGKLADCQSKDPVISELYLVEGDSAGGSAKQGRDRVFQAILPLKGKILNVEKARLDKILKSDEIKNMITALGCGIGDEFDAEKLRYHKIIIMTDADVDGSHIQTLLLTFFFRFLNKVVENGHIYLAQPPLYRYKKGKKEIYLKDEKALNEFLIETGIEGVDIEGIGSADLIDFLKIVAAYRSVLKELEKRFNVLSVIRYMIENPDIVSKSYNEIFEILRDFLKAEGHNILNHYVSEDEIRIYVQTESGLEELVVNENLFTNPLYEEALYISQKIKERGLDLHSDVIDVLDEVEKNAKKGAYIQRYKGLGEMNPEQLWETTMNPENRRLLKIDINDAISASDTFNLFMGDEVEPRRNYIQDHAKDVKHLDI
- a CDS encoding 7-cyano-7-deazaguanine reductase; this translates as MKYGEKILKEFDVESDLEVWENKQTRDYVIKITLPEFCCLCPRSGYPDFATIYLEYIPNKLVVELKAIKLYINSFMNRNISHEDSINEIYSVLEKKLEPKFMKIVGDFNPRGNVHTVIEISSDLVVKKPAEEKDFTPKSRERSFSDKPRERRSTSDRGNRGSRDDKFKKDDKPRRSSNKEGFRKISYADDKKPKVVKKDK